AGTTTATGTCATACGACGATCCAACTGCGCAGCCAGTGAGGCATCCGGACTCCGTTTTAGCTTTTATCAACCCATACTTGGGGGCTTACAATATAATTGAACAGTTACAAagcttaattttaataattttagctTAATTTATTGCTTTTTCTAAGATACATTTATAAATGCTACATGTCCTAATTTAGACTTTCTGGCTTAATATAAACCCTGTCTGtgactttttgtttgtttgtttcctgTATCTGGTTGGCATGATTACCTAAACCCATGTGCCTGCATTCTAAAATGTGAATATTGCTTATTTGTCCCCTTCCATTGCACAGATAAAGTCTAAATGACATGGAAAACTACAGAAAAGCACGCACTGTGGAGCAACCGTGCCCGTGTCCGTTTCCTAACCTTCCCAGCGACACACCAGAAATTAGGGTAAAAGATGGCAGCAAAATCCGCAACCTGATGAGGTTTGCCTTGAGCCGTATGGAGGGTAAGACAGCCTCAGCAGAACAGGTAGGCACCCAAGAAGGTTCAGAGGTGACGACCGGGTCGGAGGAGAAGCTGTGCCGGCAGATCGTGTTCACGGGTACGGGCCCCAGCGTGGCTAAAGCCATCACGTGCGTGGAGATCATGAAACGTCGCGTGCACGGCCTACATCAGATTACCACGCTGCTCTATCGAACCATCCAAGAGGTCTGGGAACCTTTGGTGTCTGATGCAGGGCTGGACAGTCTCACGGTCAGTAGGAATGTGCCTAGTATATGGGTACTGCTCTCCAGAGACTCACTTGACAGCAACCAACCAGGTTACCAAGCACCAGGTTCCTTCGATGCCCTGTGGGCACAGGCTCTCAAAGAGGAAGCAGGCACTCAGAGACATGGCCAACGGAAAAGAAAGGGAGGAACGGGGACTGGTAGAGGAAAGGGTATGCGCAAGCTCCAGGGGCGAACGGGAGAGACACGTAAACCTCCAGGTCATTCAGGAGGTGGGCGTGAATGAATGTTGCATACTTCATACTGACTCAAACGTGTGCTCATGTCCTGTTATGCAGTTATATGCATATATGTTTTTCATAAAGGATGGTGTTTTCTCCTTTTGTTTGGAAAAACTAGTAAGCTGATTATAGAAAAATGTTGCAAGCatgtatttttgttaaaatattttattgcagGCAGAAGGAGAAAGGCTTTTATGTTGTCCAGCAAACATGCTTTAAACAAAGCATTTTTGGGTTATTCCATAGGTTTTTCTTTTTGATTTATGATACCAAGTTAGACACCAGAGTTTTTTTCAACGACCGTACCCCTTATCTGAAGGTGTGGCCAAAGTGACACATTATCGTACATGTAAGAGTTAACAAACCACATATCTTCTTTTATATTGTGCATACTTGTTTAGTAGATTAAGAAAATGTGTGCAAAAACTGGGTTGTTTTGAACCAATtgaagggacaaacccaaccataGGGTTAGTGTAAAATTTTAGTATATCTGTAATGAAAGTAAGTAATTGATCTTGATTTGTCACTGATCCCACCTTCATTTTATGCAAAGGATAAGGAAAGTTCATCTATTTTGAATGTCAAATGTTTgtgcaaaatataaacattattttgattAAAAGGGGGAGGGCTGTGTATTTTCCTTATTTTAATGGCACGACTCAAAGCTTGAGTCATGTGCATTAAGAGCTGTTTATCATTAATAGTTCATTTGAAATTAATTTATACTGTTTGGTTATAATTTGGGCCATTCCAGCATTGGTGAAATGTTTATAGTCAAAGCTAGACTTGAATTTCAGGATGTTTCAATATTTATGAAAGAAATTAAATTACAAACACGTTGAAAAAAGAACATAATGGATTAATATGGCCAAAAATTGGACAGTTCTAGTGACTTATTTTGAGTAAATAAAGTGTGGCTTCCTGTACAGTGCTGTTGAATGTACGTCACAGTAACATTTGTTTGCGTGTTCTTTGGGAATTGAACATGGGAGGACACTATGAAACTTGTTGATTCTAACATACTGATTTCTCCTGGATGTTATGCAAATTCACATGGAGAGAGGAAAAAGACATTTTGAATGTCAAATATCCTGAATGATCAGAGAATACATTGCTAAATTTCTCCAGATAGAGGAAGAGCTTTGACCAAGATTAAGGTAGGGTTGATTGTTTTtgggtttattttttaaataaaattttaaatactgAATTACTATCTTTATACTCATTGGACACAGGTATAGAGCCTTTAAACTATTTTTACGATTAGCATTCTGCAAAATTTGAAAATCAATTTCTCTTAAGGCAAGGCTGAGTGAGACTAATATACATGTCCATAATGATGCATCTATAGAATTATAAAGCATTTTTGTACAATAATGGATTTTGGTTGCAGATTTATTCATTCATCACGATGAAAAAATTATATGTCTGTATCTTATATATAAGGCAGGGTTTTTTTGtgtatcatgctaaatccattTAGTATTTAACACCCAACAATTCAATATGTGGTTTTTCAGCATATTTTATTAACAGAAATATTAGGAATGTTCATTAGCTGAATTATTATCCATGTTTTAGATACAATTCCAATTAAAGGTTTAGATCCTAGCATAgatgcacactgtaaaaaaaaatgctgcatgcaaggttaataacatttattatgcaAGTCTATTAAACCTACTATTTTTAGATGAAATTATTTAActtcaagtaaaacaaaaactaaTATTAATTTGACAATTTTTAGTGTAGGGTAAGTCCtagtaaagtttttttttattctagaCAAATAATGGCTGCTCTGAAGATGCAAAAATATAAACGTTTGATTAAGTCACAATAATTCACATAGTTTTGATGTGTTTACtattttttcaaaatacaaacaataatattaataaagcaTGAGTAAGTGACCTAAAACTTTAGATTTTTGCATTATTAATTGTATAAAGAAGCTTTGGCTGCTGTAACAAAATCCTCTTCagttaacaaatacaaatttACACAACCGTCTGTCTTTAATATCTCTTCATGTATATTTTCTACAGTAGATACACAGCAGTTTCACCAATCACATAAGGAGCTGTTTCAGAAAAATTGGCAGTCATGTTGGCTGTTCTGTTGACCATTTTCATGTTTAGCCAAGGCAAGTAATGCATGCAGTCATTTCCTTTTTGATCTGCATTAttgaattttattatttttactatTGGCTAAAAAAACCACGAGAGGataatagttcacccaaaaatgaaaattctgttaataTTTACCCTTTTGTCATTACAATGTTTGCTATTTTAGTTATTTTCACCTACTGTTTTTTAGCagactgtcagaaaaaattgtaaaaatggtcccaagctgggaATTGGCAGTACTCTTTATAAAGGTCGTTATATGTAACATTTCGGTCCagatatacatttggtaccaataggTAGCTTAAAGGTAATAATATGGCCTCTTTTGGAAAAGGGTTTTTAAAGATGCCGCCCGAGTGGCAGCTATACACCATTTCTTTTCTGACAATGCAGGGACCTACAATCTGACATTTTTTGACACTTGGCATATAAAGATGTGCCAATTTTAACACCTTGTTCCCAATGCTACTGTATATtaagacttttttaatatttaatattttaataaattatatgaGTCCACTATGATTAACTTAATGGTTACAATCCTGTTTAGGCAATTCTTTTTACACGTAGTAGTGCAAATGCACATCTTATAAAATATTTGCAATATTACCGTGTATTTTAATACCATCTTTTCTATTTTGCATAATTTCTTATATCTTATGCCCCTACTGTAAAAAGGCAttttctgtaaagctgctttgcaacaatgccaaattgtgaaaagcactatagacggtttcagcagtaacaacataaacaagcggctttcgtggtcaacacgtaacttctggtgaactccgctaagaataaaaaacaacaaagtaTTTTAAACATAGTTAATctataaacaacacgtagattaggAAACCAAATCATTTGTTATGTTCGACAAGGTTTTTGGTCAAGAGTGCAGTTTAGCAACtaatcagaccattaaaaaaactgaaactggaagtaaagttcggaccagacgcgtatcccgtcaccgcacgtgcgtccgatgaaaccatctatagaaGACATTTCTTTCACTTAAGAGAAGATAAAAGAAGATTTGAGAAATTAATCAAATAATTGTACACATTGAAGATTACATTACGAGCATTTAAGCTTCTCAAAGAATTATCTGGATATTTGTCCTTGCTTATAAGATGTAGCAATGAGTTGCATTTctgggtgaactatttctttagcAAGTCACCAAAAATGCATTACTAATGACTTGAAAATTAACAGGGCTTTCAATGGACAATTGTGGGACAAATTTCATCACAGCATTCCCAGAGAACATCGCATATTATTTTCAAAACAACCATAACTATCTCAAAATCACTACCCTCTACCCGGACACTGACGTCAGCATCATCTATATGGGTAATGGCTTCAACAATACTACAAGCATCAGCACTGCTGGGGTCACTTGGACCTTCAACTTTCCTAAAGAAGTTGAAGAATACCAGCTTATATCATCCAATAAATCCATTATAATCCGCAGTAATAACAACATCACAGTGCTTTCCATGACAGGATGGCAAGGAAGGCTTCAATCTCATGTCGTCCAGCCTGAACAAAACCTCAGGACAGTGTATACTATCCCAAATCTGAATTACGCTAGCATAATGGCAAAATTCGGCCTTTCAGTCTCCTCGGAGGTAAGGTACAATTCGTTTAGGCTGCTCATCATCAACGCAGTGAACGCAACTAATACAGTCAGCATTAAAAAGCTAGGAACGGGAGATCGGGTTACGCAAACGCTTAATCCGTACTTCCTTTATCAGCTGCAGATTAACAATACGGTTATAGAAGTGAGTGGGACAGACAAAATAGCCGTGATATTGACACATCCTTGCTTTGAGTCCAAAAACTGTTCCTGCAACATGGTGATGAACCAACTTCGCCCCGTAATGCAGAACGGAGCGGTTGAACGTTTTCCCATAACCATGAGCTCTACTGAAGTCAAGCAGCTCTTCCTGACAACAAGCCAAAGTGTAGAAGTTGCTGTAGGTGATCTACAGGCTGGCAGTGGCACTCAGGTGCCATCTTCCACAGACATCCTGCACTTACTGAATGGTGTCAATAATGCACCCCAATTAATTACAACATCCATTCCGATTTCCCTCAGATTAATCAGCCCAGGAATCATTTTAGACCTCATTCCAGTAAGCATGTTTTCTGGCTGCTTCTTGGTACATTTTTATTCCCCAAACACTGGTGCCGTCATCGTCGCAGAGACATCCAGCACTGCTTCTGTGAAGATGAATGCTGCACCTTTGCCTTCAGCACCTACATGGAATGTAATAAGTGGCACAGAATACTCCTGGGCAACCGTTTGGAGTGGACCTACATCAGCCACCATTTGGCATCCCGACTCAAAAATCGCTGTGTACACGGTAGAACTGTCGATCTCCATGTACGCAAGCCCAGCTATAATTATTAATGATGAACCAGgtaatgtgtgtttttgtgttttatttatttatgtttttttttatatataaaacattGTCGTGAGAGGTGTGACCATGTCTGTGAAATGCTAAAATCTcaatctaattttgagatttggagcatcaaagtttgaaatCACTTATTAATTTTACTtcaatttcaatctt
Above is a window of Paramisgurnus dabryanus chromosome 13, PD_genome_1.1, whole genome shotgun sequence DNA encoding:
- the LOC135789032 gene encoding uncharacterized protein, with the protein product MLAVLLTIFMFSQGLSMDNCGTNFITAFPENIAYYFQNNHNYLKITTLYPDTDVSIIYMGNGFNNTTSISTAGVTWTFNFPKEVEEYQLISSNKSIIIRSNNNITVLSMTGWQGRLQSHVVQPEQNLRTVYTIPNLNYASIMAKFGLSVSSEVRYNSFRLLIINAVNATNTVSIKKLGTGDRVTQTLNPYFLYQLQINNTVIEVSGTDKIAVILTHPCFESKNCSCNMVMNQLRPVMQNGAVERFPITMSSTEVKQLFLTTSQSVEVAVGDLQAGSGTQVPSSTDILHLLNGVNNAPQLITTSIPISLRLISPGIILDLIPVSMFSGCFLVHFYSPNTGAVIVAETSSTASVKMNAAPLPSAPTWNVISGTEYSWATVWSGPTSATIWHPDSKIAVYTVELSISMYASPAIIINDEPDPKGCALTPGKFVVGEEDLNWTMSREYCKHNFDNLASIFRQNNQDKMAANIKVQEPTEGWIGLRRSLFSTEWYWSISDNTTTPLNFTYWADQQPDLPQRGLCASVSMALGNFTWKSAPCCSIKKPICFKNPTYLVLI
- the rpp25l gene encoding ribonuclease P protein subunit p25-like protein, whose amino-acid sequence is MENYRKARTVEQPCPCPFPNLPSDTPEIRVKDGSKIRNLMRFALSRMEGKTASAEQVGTQEGSEVTTGSEEKLCRQIVFTGTGPSVAKAITCVEIMKRRVHGLHQITTLLYRTIQEVWEPLVSDAGLDSLTVSRNVPSIWVLLSRDSLDSNQPGYQAPGSFDALWAQALKEEAGTQRHGQRKRKGGTGTGRGKGMRKLQGRTGETRKPPGHSGGGRE